The nucleotide sequence AGTTGGTTTCATGGAACGTGAATGGCATCCGCGCCGCGATGGAAAAGGGCTTCCGCGACTTTGTTGTCGACCATCAGCCCGACATGCTGTGCCTGCAAGAAACCAAGGCCAAGCCGGAACAGGTCGACACATCCTGGGCCGACGATCTCGGGTACACCCAAATCTGGAATCCGGCCGACAAGGCGGGCTACAGCGGCACATCGGTGTGGACCAAAGTCGCGCCGAACAAGCACACCCTGGGAATCGGGCTGGATCACCACGACCGCGAAGGCCGAGTGATCACGGCGACGTTTGACGACTTTCATCTGGTCAACGTCTACACGCCGAATTCGCAGCGTGGATTGAAACGGCTGGATTACCGGATGCAGTGGGACGCCGACTTTTTGGAATACCTACGCAAACTGAATCGCCGTAAGCCGGTGATCTTTTGTGGCGATTTGAATTGTTCCCATCAAGAGATCGACTTGGCCAATCCCAAAGCGAATCGTAAGAACGCGGGATTCACCGATCAAGAACGCGCCGGGCTGGACGCGATCGCGACGGCGAAGTTCGTCGATTCGTTCCGTGTGTTTGATGATTCCCCGGATCGCTACACCTGGTGGACGTATCGCAACAACGCCCGTGAACGAAACATCGGTTGGCGTTTGGATTACTTCTGGGTCGCCAAGAAGTTCTGGGACCGGGTTGCCGATGCGAAGATCTTGGACCAGGTGTTTGGATCGGACCATTGCCCGGTCCAATTGACCCTGAAACCGGCGTCGACGTGAAGCCAGCACGATGCGACTGCCGGCTTTTGGTGTGACGGCCGGCAAGGCACCCGGTGACCATCTGAACACGCCCCGCCCCAGCATCGACTTTCGATGTCGACGAACGTGAATTGGATTTGATAAGGCATTCTGTGTGCCCTTAGCCGAACCCGTTTCGCGTTGCCCGCCGCCGATGCTGACACCTACCAAGCCCGCCCGTGCATTTCTGCCGTCCCGATTCGGCATCCTTGCCGTGCTGTTCTTGCCCGCCCTGCTGTTGACCGTCGGGTGCAGTTCCGAGCCGCCCGGTGAAGCGTCGGTCGCCCCTGATGAAGTCCGGCAAGGCGATCACGCCATGGGCGGCCGCGATGCGAATGCCGTGGTGATGGCCGCCCCCGACGCGAATCTCGCTTCCGCAGAATGGGTCGATCCTGAGCCGCCGGCCGCCGAAGTCGCGGCCCCGGATTTCGTCGAAGCCGCACCGACCGCTGCGCCGGCGATGACCATGGAATCGCCGAATTCGATGGCGGTGGAGCAGCTGGCACCGTCACGCGCGCCGGCGTCGACGATGGGCGATGCGTTCGGCGAGGTCCGTCTTCCGCCGCACTTGGAAGACTTGCCTGCCGGGGCCAGCCACGATCCAGAATCGGGTTTCGCCACCTTGCAAGTGTTCTACGCGACCGATCGTGCCCAGGGATCAACATCGCTTGCCGACTATCGCATGACGGGCGACCGGAACCTTTTCTTGGTCGCGTCGATGGTGTTCTTCGTCTTACTGGGATTCAGCCTGTTCCAACTGATCCGCCGCAACGGCCGCATCGCCACGCTGTCGATGATTCTGGCGGGGATGACGGGCTGTTTGACCGGTCTGGTCGTGCTGATGGGACGTGCGAACATCGAAAAACACGGCGTCACCTACACCGGCCAGCGTGGAACGTTGCAGCACGGTGTGTGTGAAGTCACCGTGCCGGATACGCATCGCCGCGGCGAAGTCGAACGCCCCAGTTTGTTGCGGCTTGAGTTCGCCGAAGACCAAGAAAAACACGTTGTTCTAACTCAAGCGATCGAGCTGATTCCCGAAGATTTTCATCGGCGTCTGGGGGAATGCATCGACCAGACGACCGACCGCGAACTGTTGTTATTCATTCATGGCTACAACGTTGATTTTCAATCAGCCGTTCGTCGCACCGCCCAGATCGCCGTCGACTTGCCATTTGACGGCGTGCCGATTTGCTATAGCTGGCCCAGCCAGGGAACGTTGCTGGGTTATTCGGTCGACGAAAACAACGTCCAGTGGACGACCAGCCACTTGCGGCAGTTCTTGATGGACTTGGTGCAAAAAACCGGGGCGCGATCGATCAACGTCGTCGCTCACAGCATGGGCAACCGGGCGATGACCGCGGCAATGCAGCAGATCCAGTTGTCGCATCCCGGCGAAAAACTTTTCGACCGCGTCGTGATGGCGGCCCCGGATGTCGACGCCGACTACTTTCGCCGCGACTTGGCCGGCCCGCTGACGGATTTGGCCAATCAAGTCACGTTGTATGCATCGTCCGACGACCAAGCGTTGATCGCGTCCAAGCAAGTCCATGGATACCCACGTGCGGGCGAAAGCGGCGACCACCTGGTGATCGTCCCCGGCGTGGAAACCGTGGATGTCAGCGGCATCGATCTCAGCCTGTTAGGGCACAGCTACTATGGCGATAGTGAATTCATGCTGAGGGAACTGTACGATGTCGTGCAGTCGCGTTTGCCGGCGTGGCAACGTGAATCCCTGGTCGGCCGCCGATTGGGCGAAAAGGTGTATTGGAAACTGGTCGAACGCAACGCTGCAGTCGTCCTACCATCACGCCGCTGACAATGGGGCACGACTGCCCGCACTCTTCTGCTTCGATTGCTTCTTTCACGATCACCTTGACGGTGCAGCTTATGTCCACGCGTTTTTTCATCGGCGTTCGATACGTCACCGCGGTTTTGGTTTCGGCCTGTCTTTTCACGTCGTCACGGGCGAACGCCCAAATGCGTGAAGAACAAACGGTGCAGCAGGCTCAAGCGGTGCTGAACGAAACGATGGCCAATGCGGCGACACGGATCCCCGCGTCGATGCTTAGCGGTGCCCATGCCGTGGCAGTCATTCCGGGCGTGATCAAAGGCAGCTTTGTCGTCGGTGCCCGGCACGGCCGCGGGGTACTGTGCGTCCGCGACGCGGCCGGGCCCTGGCATGCCCCGGTCTTCATCACTTTGACCGGCGGAAACGTCGGATGGCAAATCGGTGTCAATTCGTCCGACATCGTGCTGGTGTTCAAAACCGCACAGAGCGTTCAAGGAATTTTGGACGGCAAGTTGACGTTGGGCGCGGACGTGGCGGCCGCCGCCGGCCCGCTGGGCGGACAAGCCAGCGCGGGAACCGACGGCCGTTTGCAAGCGGAAATCTATTCGTACGCTCGCACACGCGGGCTGTTCGCCGGGGTGGCCATCGACGGTTCCGTGATCAAAATCGATCAACTGGCCACGGGCGCCTATTACCGCAGCGCCGGTCCGGGCCAACCCGTCATCGTGCCCCCGACGGCTCAGCAACTGACCCAATCCATCGCGGCTTTGACGGGCACCAACACACCACCGGTTGCACCCGCCGGCGCGATTCCCACCGCACCGGTCCCGGGCCAACCCGCCGCCGGACTGGGATTTGTCGATCAGTTCGCAACACATGAATCGGACGTGTTGCGGGACGAGTTGACAAAGATTGCACCGGAGCTGTTCGATCTGGTCGATCCGCAATGGCAGGCATTCTTGGCTTTGCCCAAAGAGATGTTTGCCGCATCGACACACGTGACTCCTGAAGACCTGGCACCGACGCTTGCCCGCTATCAGACCGTGGCCACCAACCCGCAATACCGTGCCTTGGCCCAACGACCGGAATTCCAGTCGGTGTACGGGCTGTTGCAACACTATCACCGTTCGCTGCAGCCGGATGATGCGAAGGTGCAGTTGCCCCCGCCGCCGGCGATGCACTGACCCGCCGCCGGCGATGCACTGACCCGCCGCCGGCGATGCACTGACTCGCCGCCGCTGATGTGTCACTGAGGCCGAACCGTATCGCCATCCAGTTCGCCCAGCGCGTCCATCAGTGCTTCGAATTCTGTCTGGCAACAGTGGCACTGTCGCAGATGGACTTCCACCGCTTTCATCGCGTCGGGAACGGACCTGCCTTTCAGACGCAATTCGGCGAACTCCGCGATCTTGCCGAAGCATCCATCGCAATCCAGCGAATCGGGTTCGGTGGTGCTGACCAAATTCAGCAACGTGGCAACTTGTTGTTCGGATAATGACATGTTGAAAACCTCAGGCAATCACCGCTTGGATATCTTCGGGCATCAAACCGGCCGACTCAAAACCGACTTTTAAACGCAGACGGGCGTCGTGGACCAACTTGTAGATCGCGTTCCGGTTGCTGCCGAGCGATTCGGCGACGCTTTCGATCGTCATTCCGTCAAGCAGGCCGTTGATCGCCCCACGCTGGCGATCGGTCAATTCGGTATCGATCAATCGACGTAGCAAACGCAGCACATCGTCACGTTCGGTGTCTTG is from Crateriforma conspicua and encodes:
- a CDS encoding alpha/beta hydrolase, which codes for MLTPTKPARAFLPSRFGILAVLFLPALLLTVGCSSEPPGEASVAPDEVRQGDHAMGGRDANAVVMAAPDANLASAEWVDPEPPAAEVAAPDFVEAAPTAAPAMTMESPNSMAVEQLAPSRAPASTMGDAFGEVRLPPHLEDLPAGASHDPESGFATLQVFYATDRAQGSTSLADYRMTGDRNLFLVASMVFFVLLGFSLFQLIRRNGRIATLSMILAGMTGCLTGLVVLMGRANIEKHGVTYTGQRGTLQHGVCEVTVPDTHRRGEVERPSLLRLEFAEDQEKHVVLTQAIELIPEDFHRRLGECIDQTTDRELLLFIHGYNVDFQSAVRRTAQIAVDLPFDGVPICYSWPSQGTLLGYSVDENNVQWTTSHLRQFLMDLVQKTGARSINVVAHSMGNRAMTAAMQQIQLSHPGEKLFDRVVMAAPDVDADYFRRDLAGPLTDLANQVTLYASSDDQALIASKQVHGYPRAGESGDHLVIVPGVETVDVSGIDLSLLGHSYYGDSEFMLRELYDVVQSRLPAWQRESLVGRRLGEKVYWKLVERNAAVVLPSRR
- a CDS encoding lipid-binding SYLF domain-containing protein; translation: MSTRFFIGVRYVTAVLVSACLFTSSRANAQMREEQTVQQAQAVLNETMANAATRIPASMLSGAHAVAVIPGVIKGSFVVGARHGRGVLCVRDAAGPWHAPVFITLTGGNVGWQIGVNSSDIVLVFKTAQSVQGILDGKLTLGADVAAAAGPLGGQASAGTDGRLQAEIYSYARTRGLFAGVAIDGSVIKIDQLATGAYYRSAGPGQPVIVPPTAQQLTQSIAALTGTNTPPVAPAGAIPTAPVPGQPAAGLGFVDQFATHESDVLRDELTKIAPELFDLVDPQWQAFLALPKEMFAASTHVTPEDLAPTLARYQTVATNPQYRALAQRPEFQSVYGLLQHYHRSLQPDDAKVQLPPPPAMH
- a CDS encoding exodeoxyribonuclease III, whose protein sequence is MQLVSWNVNGIRAAMEKGFRDFVVDHQPDMLCLQETKAKPEQVDTSWADDLGYTQIWNPADKAGYSGTSVWTKVAPNKHTLGIGLDHHDREGRVITATFDDFHLVNVYTPNSQRGLKRLDYRMQWDADFLEYLRKLNRRKPVIFCGDLNCSHQEIDLANPKANRKNAGFTDQERAGLDAIATAKFVDSFRVFDDSPDRYTWWTYRNNARERNIGWRLDYFWVAKKFWDRVADAKILDQVFGSDHCPVQLTLKPAST